One genomic segment of Mesoterricola silvestris includes these proteins:
- the mobB gene encoding molybdopterin-guanine dinucleotide biosynthesis protein B: MKVMGIVGWSGSGKTSLLVQVLPLLRARGLRVSTMKHAHHRFDVDRPGKDSFQHREAGASEVLVVTSSRWVLMHESREEPEPSIESLIQRMTPVDLLLIEGFKTHPHPKLEIHRKSEGRPLLCPGDPDIVAVATDQPLPDLALPQLDLNDPAAIADFILAHTGLA, encoded by the coding sequence ATGAAGGTCATGGGCATCGTCGGGTGGAGCGGCAGCGGCAAGACCAGCCTCCTGGTGCAGGTGCTGCCCCTCCTGCGGGCCCGGGGCCTCAGGGTCTCCACCATGAAGCACGCCCACCACCGCTTCGACGTGGACCGCCCCGGCAAGGACTCCTTCCAGCACCGGGAGGCCGGCGCCTCCGAGGTGCTGGTGGTGACCTCCAGCCGCTGGGTGCTCATGCACGAATCCCGCGAGGAGCCCGAACCCTCCATCGAATCCCTGATCCAGCGCATGACCCCCGTGGACCTCCTGCTCATCGAGGGCTTCAAGACCCATCCCCACCCCAAGCTGGAGATCCACCGGAAGTCCGAGGGCCGGCCCCTGCTCTGCCCCGGGGACCCGGACATCGTCGCCGTGGCCACGGACCAGCCCCTCCCGGACCTGGCCCTGCCCCAGCTGGACCTGAACGACCCCGCGGCCATCGCGGATTTCATCCTGGCCCACACGGGCCTCGCCTGA
- a CDS encoding cytidylate kinase-like family protein has product MTSHPAITISRSLGSGGTEVGFLVARRLGWHFCDRRILRLAAGAMGHSVASLAHQEDHPCGFKDWLMTIFALGSPEAPFTLLKEVPIYSRDLFDVQRAVMQRMVEHAPSVIVGRGGFIALKDRPDALHVSLHADLEFRIESLMRRHKVADRRAALAAIEDSDRGRAGFIRAISGADWRDPRHFDLVLDPSALGPEACVEAIVKEAGLRFGLGREA; this is encoded by the coding sequence ATGACGAGCCACCCCGCCATCACGATTTCCCGCAGCCTCGGCAGCGGCGGCACGGAAGTGGGCTTCCTGGTGGCGCGGCGCCTGGGGTGGCACTTCTGCGACCGGCGGATCCTCCGCCTCGCCGCGGGGGCCATGGGGCACTCCGTGGCCAGCCTCGCCCACCAGGAGGACCATCCCTGCGGATTCAAGGACTGGCTCATGACGATCTTCGCCCTGGGTTCGCCGGAGGCGCCATTCACCCTGCTGAAGGAGGTGCCCATCTACAGCCGGGATCTCTTCGACGTGCAGCGGGCGGTGATGCAGCGCATGGTGGAACACGCCCCCTCGGTGATCGTGGGGCGGGGCGGCTTCATCGCCCTGAAGGACCGGCCGGACGCCCTCCACGTGAGCCTCCACGCGGACCTGGAATTCCGCATCGAATCCCTGATGCGGCGCCACAAGGTCGCTGACCGGCGCGCGGCCCTGGCGGCCATCGAGGACTCCGACCGGGGCCGGGCCGGCTTCATCCGGGCCATATCCGGCGCGGACTGGCGGGATCCCCGGCACTTCGACCTGGTGCTGGACCCCTCGGCCCTGGGCCCCGAGGCCTGCGTGGAGGCCATCGTGAAGGAGGCCGGCCTGCGCTTCGGCCTGGGCCGGGAGGCCTGA
- a CDS encoding PEP/pyruvate-binding domain-containing protein — protein sequence MRDRILDDLLGIPEQTETLYDSLIPKRVNNLLLVTSLYDSYTFIEDGRLSEMLLNEFMELNLQYSPHIQRVSTALEALDLITRMDFDLVISMPRVGEMNVREFGERVQERAPGLPVILLASSLRELAQLQPLTDLKGIHDVFVWLGDVRLFLAMIKLVEDHLNAWHDARLAGVKCILVVEDSVPFYSANLPELYTEVMKQTLTLMAEGVNRSQRIIRRRARPKILLAHTFEQALELYRTFREDLVGVILDIAFPREGRMDPAAGPAFARIVEEGSRDIPILVQSTSEFWSPGPGSAVTFVDKRSPDLRQELRTFMQDYLGFGEFIFRDNLGTVVSKADDLRSLEWSVQAVPLESLEFHAARGDFSKWLRVRTEFELSGTLARIIARTPSGEELRRGILQALHAHRARVGAGVVAEFSPTGFEGSSRFVRLGTGSLGGKGRGLAFVNSLITSYHLENRFPGIRIAVPPTLVLATSVFDQFMDGSGLRAFAQQEQDNDAITRAFLAADLPREAVDALWTFLDWIRYPLAVRSSSLLEDASYQPFAGIYETYMIPNNEEDPELRLARLGDAVKRVYASTFHSEAKAYLQSTPNRVEEEKMAVVIQQMAGCRHGRYMYPDFAGVGRSLNFYPMPGMKPEEGVGSVALGLGKTVVDGGRCARFCPAQPAKPLQWFSPRDYLQNAQREFLALDLESHGSGQGGMLNLATLDLAAAREHGTLYPVGGVYSPDNDAIYDGCSRPGVPLVTMAGVFKGGVFPLGEVLTLLLKAGAAANSCPVEMEFAVTLSRSPGEPHAFDFLQIRPMVLGTDAQDIPMAALRPGDAICTSRMAMGNGFLEGIQDLVYVRPGTFSRARTREIAAEVGDLNRRLKGRPYLLVGPGRWGSGDPWLGIPVAWSQIAGARCIVETDMGDMHVDPSQGSHFFQNLMAFGVGYLTVESQGREDLLDFPWLEAQEAAHETEHLRHLAFAAPLEVALNGRRNRGVVLKPGCSLRGG from the coding sequence ATGCGTGACCGGATCCTGGACGACCTCCTCGGCATCCCGGAACAGACCGAGACGCTCTACGACTCCCTCATCCCGAAGCGGGTCAACAACCTGCTCCTGGTGACGAGCCTCTACGACAGCTACACGTTCATCGAGGACGGACGGCTCTCGGAAATGCTGCTCAACGAGTTCATGGAGCTCAACCTGCAGTACTCCCCGCATATCCAGCGGGTGTCCACGGCCCTGGAGGCCCTGGACCTCATCACCCGCATGGACTTCGACCTGGTGATCTCCATGCCCCGGGTGGGGGAGATGAACGTCCGGGAATTCGGGGAACGGGTGCAGGAGAGGGCCCCGGGGCTGCCGGTGATCCTCCTGGCCAGCAGCCTGCGGGAACTGGCGCAGCTGCAGCCCCTCACGGACCTCAAGGGCATCCACGACGTCTTCGTGTGGCTGGGTGACGTGCGCCTGTTCCTGGCCATGATCAAGCTGGTGGAGGACCACCTCAACGCCTGGCACGACGCGCGGCTCGCCGGGGTGAAGTGCATCCTGGTGGTGGAGGACAGCGTCCCCTTCTATTCCGCCAACCTGCCCGAGCTGTACACCGAGGTCATGAAACAGACCCTGACCCTCATGGCCGAGGGGGTGAACCGCTCCCAGCGCATCATCCGGCGCCGCGCCCGGCCCAAGATCCTCCTGGCCCACACCTTCGAGCAGGCCCTGGAGCTCTACCGCACCTTCCGGGAGGACCTGGTGGGCGTGATCCTGGACATCGCCTTCCCCCGGGAGGGCCGCATGGACCCCGCCGCGGGCCCGGCCTTCGCGCGGATCGTGGAGGAGGGCTCCCGGGACATCCCCATCCTCGTGCAGTCCACCTCCGAATTCTGGAGCCCCGGGCCCGGCTCGGCGGTGACCTTCGTGGACAAGCGCTCCCCGGACCTCCGCCAGGAGCTGCGCACCTTCATGCAGGACTACCTGGGCTTCGGCGAATTCATCTTCCGGGACAACCTGGGGACCGTCGTCTCCAAGGCCGACGACCTCCGCAGCCTGGAATGGTCGGTGCAGGCGGTGCCCCTGGAGAGCCTGGAATTCCATGCCGCCCGGGGCGACTTCAGCAAATGGCTCCGGGTGCGCACGGAATTCGAGCTGAGCGGGACCCTGGCGCGGATCATCGCCCGCACCCCCTCCGGGGAGGAGCTGCGCCGGGGGATCCTCCAGGCCCTCCATGCGCACCGGGCCCGGGTGGGCGCGGGGGTCGTGGCGGAGTTCTCCCCCACGGGCTTCGAGGGGAGCAGCCGCTTCGTGCGCCTGGGCACGGGCTCCCTGGGCGGCAAGGGCCGGGGCCTGGCCTTCGTGAATTCCCTGATCACGTCGTACCACCTGGAGAACCGCTTCCCGGGCATCCGCATCGCCGTGCCCCCCACCCTGGTCCTGGCCACCAGCGTCTTCGACCAGTTCATGGACGGTTCCGGGCTGCGGGCCTTCGCGCAGCAGGAGCAGGACAACGACGCCATCACCCGGGCCTTCCTGGCGGCGGACCTGCCCCGGGAGGCGGTGGACGCCCTGTGGACCTTCCTGGACTGGATCCGCTACCCCCTCGCGGTGCGCTCCTCCAGCCTGCTGGAGGACGCGTCCTACCAGCCCTTCGCGGGGATCTACGAGACGTACATGATCCCCAACAACGAGGAGGACCCCGAGCTGCGCCTGGCCCGGCTGGGCGACGCGGTGAAGCGCGTCTACGCCTCCACCTTCCACTCCGAGGCCAAGGCCTACCTCCAGTCCACGCCCAACCGCGTGGAGGAGGAGAAGATGGCGGTGGTGATCCAGCAGATGGCGGGGTGCCGCCACGGGCGCTACATGTACCCGGATTTCGCCGGGGTGGGCCGCTCCCTGAACTTCTACCCCATGCCCGGCATGAAGCCGGAGGAGGGCGTGGGCTCCGTGGCCCTGGGCCTGGGCAAGACGGTGGTGGACGGCGGGCGCTGCGCGCGCTTCTGCCCCGCCCAGCCCGCGAAGCCCCTCCAGTGGTTCTCGCCCCGGGACTACCTGCAGAACGCCCAGCGGGAGTTCCTCGCCCTGGACCTGGAAAGCCACGGATCCGGCCAGGGCGGCATGCTCAACCTGGCCACCCTGGACCTGGCCGCGGCCCGGGAGCACGGCACCCTCTACCCCGTGGGGGGCGTCTACTCCCCGGACAACGACGCCATCTACGACGGCTGCTCCCGCCCCGGCGTGCCCCTGGTGACCATGGCCGGCGTGTTCAAGGGCGGGGTCTTCCCCCTGGGCGAGGTGCTCACGCTGCTGCTCAAGGCCGGCGCCGCCGCCAATTCCTGCCCCGTGGAGATGGAATTCGCCGTCACCCTCTCCCGGAGCCCGGGCGAACCCCACGCCTTCGACTTCCTGCAGATCCGGCCCATGGTCCTGGGCACCGACGCCCAGGACATCCCCATGGCCGCCCTCCGCCCCGGGGACGCCATCTGCACCTCGCGCATGGCCATGGGCAACGGCTTCCTGGAGGGCATCCAGGACCTGGTGTACGTGCGCCCCGGAACCTTCAGCCGCGCGCGCACCCGGGAGATCGCGGCCGAGGTGGGCGACCTGAACCGGCGCCTCAAGGGCCGGCCCTACCTCCTGGTGGGCCCTGGCCGGTGGGGCAGCGGCGACCCCTGGCTGGGCATCCCCGTGGCCTGGTCCCAGATCGCCGGCGCCCGGTGCATCGTGGAGACCGACATGGGGGACATGCACGTGGACCCCTCCCAGGGATCGCACTTCTTCCAGAACCTCATGGCCTTCGGCGTGGGCTACCTCACGGTGGAATCCCAGGGCAGGGAGGACCTGCTGGACTTCCCCTGGCTGGAAGCCCAGGAGGCCGCCCACGAGACGGAACACCTGCGCCACCTGGCCTTCGCGGCGCCCCTGGAGGTGGCCCTGAACGGCCGGCGCAACCGGGGCGTGGTGCTCAAGCCCGGGTGCAGCCTGAGGGGTGGGTGA
- the bioD gene encoding dethiobiotin synthase has translation MKSVFVAGTDTDAGKTVVAAALVLALGARYWKPIQSGLREAPGGDTGVVARLTGRRPGDFPPPVYAFMAALSPDQAAAEEGLGLDPGRIVLPEGPLVVEGAGGLLVPLDGGTLMIDLAARLGLPVVLAARTGLGTLNHTLLSLEALHRRGLPVAGVVFSGADHPRNIETIARLGGAPILGRIPWLDPLTPEALAGAAAGLDLSSLGGR, from the coding sequence ATGAAAAGCGTCTTCGTGGCGGGGACCGACACCGACGCCGGCAAGACCGTCGTGGCGGCCGCCCTGGTCCTGGCCCTGGGGGCGCGCTACTGGAAGCCCATCCAGAGCGGCCTGCGGGAGGCCCCGGGGGGCGACACCGGCGTGGTGGCCCGGCTCACGGGGCGCCGGCCCGGGGACTTCCCGCCCCCCGTCTACGCCTTCATGGCCGCCCTCTCCCCGGACCAGGCCGCCGCCGAGGAGGGCCTCGGCCTTGATCCCGGGCGCATCGTCCTGCCCGAAGGCCCCCTGGTGGTGGAGGGGGCGGGGGGCCTCCTGGTGCCCCTGGACGGCGGGACCCTCATGATCGACCTCGCGGCCCGCCTGGGCCTTCCGGTGGTGCTGGCCGCGCGCACGGGACTGGGCACCCTCAACCACACCCTGCTGTCCCTGGAGGCCCTGCACCGGCGGGGGCTGCCGGTGGCGGGGGTGGTCTTCAGCGGGGCGGACCATCCCCGAAACATCGAGACCATCGCCCGGCTTGGGGGGGCCCCCATCCTGGGCCGCATCCCCTGGCTGGACCCCCTCACCCCCGAAGCCCTGGCCGGGGCCGCGGCGGGGCTCGACCTTTCCTCCCTGGGAGGCCGCTGA
- a CDS encoding GAF domain-containing protein, protein MIESTHDGNPLLTWGGAPHFRFRDLLHRLFSMANQGFLRLEFLQMATGSILEFLACDVLEVCLEEGGKRYRCRAEAGEGGLRFYSGLDAGDPAQLPDQILASVLRGQFLAASPFSTRAGSFWTSDSSRPVLLRENGRHDAQAHSVVIGGDYRSLAFVPVPVDERIRGVLHLGSRKADHFTRNDVQFFEGVGETLGVAVAFQAAQWALRERVKELDCLYGIAQVSQRDGGTLDDQMQAIVELLPPAWQYPELTCARILLNGRCFDTPGFQETPWRQEAGLVVAGKLRGAVRVHYLREMPAFDEGPFLQEERNLIEEVAHQVGLLVNRGEDALAKAKLFHMLEQRRE, encoded by the coding sequence ATGATCGAGTCCACCCACGACGGCAATCCGCTCCTCACCTGGGGGGGCGCGCCCCACTTCCGGTTCCGGGACCTGCTCCACCGGCTCTTCTCCATGGCCAACCAGGGCTTCCTGCGCCTGGAGTTCCTCCAGATGGCCACGGGCTCGATCCTGGAGTTCCTGGCCTGCGATGTGCTGGAAGTGTGCCTGGAGGAGGGCGGCAAACGGTACCGCTGCCGGGCGGAGGCGGGGGAGGGGGGCCTGCGCTTCTATTCCGGCCTCGATGCGGGGGACCCTGCCCAGCTCCCGGACCAGATCCTGGCCTCGGTGCTGCGGGGGCAGTTCCTGGCCGCCTCCCCCTTCTCCACCCGGGCCGGGAGCTTCTGGACCAGCGATTCCTCCCGCCCGGTGCTTCTACGGGAGAACGGCCGCCACGACGCCCAGGCGCATTCCGTGGTCATCGGGGGGGACTACCGTTCCCTGGCCTTCGTGCCCGTGCCCGTGGACGAGCGCATCCGGGGCGTGCTGCACCTGGGGAGCCGCAAGGCGGACCACTTCACTCGGAACGATGTGCAATTCTTCGAGGGCGTGGGGGAGACCCTGGGCGTGGCGGTGGCCTTCCAGGCCGCCCAGTGGGCCCTGCGGGAACGGGTCAAGGAGCTGGACTGCCTGTACGGCATCGCCCAGGTTTCCCAGCGGGACGGCGGCACCCTGGACGACCAGATGCAGGCCATCGTGGAGCTCCTGCCACCCGCCTGGCAGTACCCCGAGCTCACCTGCGCGCGCATCCTCCTCAATGGCAGGTGCTTCGACACCCCGGGCTTCCAGGAGACCCCCTGGCGCCAGGAGGCGGGCCTGGTGGTGGCGGGAAAGCTCCGCGGCGCCGTGCGGGTGCATTACCTGCGGGAGATGCCCGCCTTCGACGAGGGCCCCTTCCTGCAGGAGGAGCGCAACCTCATCGAGGAGGTGGCCCACCAGGTGGGCCTGCTGGTGAACCGCGGCGAGGACGCCCTGGCCAAGGCCAAGCTGTTCCACATGCTGGAACAGCGGCGGGAGTGA
- a CDS encoding sulfurtransferase TusA family protein, with protein sequence MTLPPWFDPAQVILSVDVTAMLAKGVHPLQAVRDTLDACAPGSIVELRSTFEPAPLLEVFRGLGMEVWCEGGPGAFHTCIRKSG encoded by the coding sequence ATGACCCTTCCCCCCTGGTTCGATCCCGCCCAGGTGATCCTTTCCGTGGATGTCACCGCGATGCTGGCCAAGGGGGTCCACCCCCTCCAGGCCGTGCGGGACACCCTCGACGCCTGCGCCCCCGGGTCCATCGTGGAGCTCCGGAGCACCTTCGAGCCCGCGCCCCTCCTGGAGGTCTTCCGCGGACTGGGCATGGAGGTGTGGTGCGAGGGGGGGCCCGGGGCCTTCCACACCTGCATCCGGAAATCAGGCTAG
- a CDS encoding iron-containing alcohol dehydrogenase, with protein MQNFTFCNPTKILFGKGRIQDLAKEIPAGQRVLVTYGGGSALANGTLGEVREALRHAVVTEFGGIEPNPSYETLCKAVKLARETGAEFLLAVGGGSVMDGTKFIAAAVPFTGEDPWDLVTRKAPVKAALPFGTVLTMPATGSEMNSGAVITRRSIGAKLPFGSPLLFPRFSVLDPEKTYSLPPRQIGNGIVDAFVHTVEQYLTYPADAPMQDEFSEGILRTLIRVGPRTLAEPENYEARAAFVWAATLALNGLIGAGVPQDWATHMIGHELTALHGLDHAQSLAVVLPAMLEERFEAKKAKLVQYADRVWGLESPAEAIEATRTFFESLGVKTRLKDYGVSPDAIPALLEALKTHGMTALGERRDVTLEVSRRVLERAL; from the coding sequence ATGCAAAACTTCACCTTCTGCAATCCCACGAAGATCCTCTTCGGCAAGGGCCGCATCCAGGACCTCGCCAAGGAGATCCCCGCGGGCCAGCGCGTGCTCGTCACCTACGGCGGCGGCAGCGCCCTGGCCAACGGCACCCTCGGGGAGGTGCGGGAGGCCCTGCGGCACGCCGTGGTGACCGAATTCGGCGGCATCGAGCCCAATCCCAGCTACGAGACCCTCTGCAAGGCGGTGAAGCTGGCCCGGGAGACCGGGGCGGAATTCCTCCTGGCGGTGGGCGGGGGGTCCGTCATGGACGGCACCAAGTTCATCGCCGCCGCCGTGCCCTTCACCGGGGAGGACCCCTGGGACCTGGTCACCCGCAAGGCCCCCGTGAAGGCGGCCCTGCCCTTCGGCACGGTGCTGACCATGCCCGCCACCGGGTCCGAAATGAACAGCGGCGCCGTCATCACGCGCCGCTCCATCGGGGCCAAGCTGCCCTTCGGAAGCCCCCTGCTCTTCCCGCGCTTCTCCGTGCTGGACCCCGAGAAGACCTACTCCCTGCCCCCGCGCCAGATCGGCAACGGCATCGTGGACGCCTTCGTGCACACCGTGGAGCAGTACCTCACCTATCCCGCCGATGCCCCCATGCAGGACGAATTCTCCGAGGGCATCCTGCGCACGCTGATCCGCGTCGGCCCCAGGACCCTCGCGGAACCGGAGAACTACGAGGCCCGGGCCGCCTTCGTGTGGGCCGCCACCCTGGCCCTCAACGGCCTCATCGGCGCGGGCGTGCCCCAGGACTGGGCCACCCACATGATCGGCCACGAGCTCACGGCCCTCCACGGCCTGGACCACGCCCAGAGCCTGGCCGTGGTGCTGCCGGCGATGCTGGAGGAGCGATTCGAGGCCAAGAAGGCCAAGCTCGTCCAATACGCCGACCGCGTCTGGGGCCTGGAATCCCCCGCCGAAGCCATCGAAGCCACGCGCACCTTCTTCGAGAGCCTGGGCGTGAAAACCCGCCTCAAGGACTACGGCGTCAGCCCCGACGCCATCCCGGCCCTGCTGGAGGCCCTGAAAACCCACGGCATGACCGCCCTCGGGGAGCGCAGGGACGTCACCCTGGAGGTGTCGCGCCGCGTCCTGGAAAGGGCGCTCTAA
- the bioA gene encoding adenosylmethionine--8-amino-7-oxononanoate transaminase produces the protein MDRTTLMERDRALVWHPFTQAHTAPPPIPVRSARGAVLTDFEGQEILDLISSWWVTLHGHGHPAIARAIGEQALRLEQVIFAGFTHEPAVELCGRITSLLPPGLRRCFFSDNGSTAVEVALKMALQARGNRGEARGRFLAFDGGYHGDTVGAMSVGVSSRFFEAWRAMLFPVDVLPVPATWEGDGDVEAKEAAALAALDRHLDLHGASTAAAVIEPLVQGASGMRMHRPEFLRGAVERLRARGILVILDEVMTGFGRLGPLFGCLGAGVEPDFICLSKGLTGGALPMSLTVTTDAVHDAFLDEDTGRAFLHGHSFTANPLGCAAALASLDLLLDPACAEARSGIEHRHRTDLAGIVEASPNAARMRVRGTLAAFEVLGEDPQLNARMKRHFLRRGLLLRPLGNTVYLMPPYCVTGEQLDRAYAGIEAGLATGFPE, from the coding sequence ATGGACCGCACCACGCTCATGGAACGGGACCGCGCCCTGGTGTGGCACCCCTTCACCCAGGCGCACACCGCGCCGCCGCCCATCCCGGTGCGCTCCGCCCGGGGCGCGGTCCTCACGGATTTCGAGGGGCAGGAGATCCTGGATCTCATCTCCTCCTGGTGGGTGACCCTCCACGGGCACGGCCACCCCGCCATCGCCCGGGCCATCGGCGAGCAGGCCCTGCGCCTGGAGCAGGTGATCTTCGCGGGCTTCACCCACGAACCGGCGGTGGAGCTCTGCGGGCGGATCACGTCCCTGCTGCCCCCCGGGCTCCGGCGCTGCTTCTTTTCCGACAACGGCTCCACCGCGGTGGAGGTGGCCCTGAAGATGGCGCTGCAGGCCCGGGGCAACCGCGGGGAGGCCCGGGGCCGCTTCCTGGCCTTCGATGGCGGGTACCACGGGGACACGGTGGGGGCCATGTCGGTGGGGGTGTCCTCGCGGTTCTTCGAGGCGTGGCGGGCGATGCTGTTCCCCGTGGACGTGCTGCCCGTGCCGGCCACGTGGGAGGGGGACGGGGACGTGGAGGCCAAGGAGGCCGCGGCCCTGGCCGCCCTGGACCGGCACCTGGACCTGCACGGCGCGTCCACGGCCGCGGCCGTCATCGAGCCCCTGGTGCAGGGCGCCAGCGGCATGCGCATGCACCGGCCGGAATTCCTGCGGGGCGCCGTGGAGCGCCTGAGGGCCCGGGGCATCCTGGTGATCCTGGACGAGGTGATGACGGGCTTCGGGCGGCTGGGGCCGCTCTTCGGGTGCCTGGGGGCGGGGGTGGAGCCGGATTTCATCTGCCTGTCCAAGGGCCTCACCGGGGGCGCGCTCCCCATGAGCCTGACGGTCACCACCGACGCCGTCCACGACGCCTTCCTGGACGAGGACACCGGCAGGGCCTTCCTGCACGGCCACTCCTTCACGGCCAACCCCCTGGGCTGCGCGGCGGCCCTGGCCTCCCTGGACCTGCTGCTGGACCCGGCCTGCGCCGAGGCCCGGAGCGGGATCGAACACAGGCACCGCACGGACCTGGCGGGGATCGTGGAGGCGAGCCCCAATGCCGCCCGCATGCGGGTGCGGGGCACCCTCGCGGCCTTCGAGGTCCTGGGGGAGGATCCGCAGCTCAACGCCCGCATGAAGCGGCACTTCCTGCGGCGGGGGCTGCTTCTGCGGCCCCTGGGGAACACGGTCTACCTGATGCCGCCCTACTGCGTCACCGGGGAGCAACTGGACCGGGCCTACGCGGGCATCGAAGCGGGGCTGGCCACGGGGTTTCCGGAGTGA
- a CDS encoding DUF438 domain-containing protein, translated as MSELINNQELRIKTLKEVILHLHAGEAPEAVRERLKGIVSEVDANEIAAMEQQLMAEGLSPEQVRSMCDLHADVLKDVMAKPSAPPALLPGHPVDTFQRENRALEQAADLARRRAAACAALPDSGTPAAERLALLEALAPLMDVEKHYSRKEHLVFTILERHGNTGPSKVMWGKDDEVRAQLKGAMAGLREETLCGAELKILAASAVAPALDALESMIYKEEKILFPMALHLFTEEEWGEVFSQSQAYGWCLVAPAEGWRPPESTLPQDPLHLPAAKAVQFPSGTLSFEQLLGIFNALPVDLTFVDAQDRVGFFSEGPERIFARSRAIIGRDVQNCHPPKSMAIVEKILADFREGRQSVAEFWIQMGGKFVHIRYFAVRNEAGEYLGTLEVTQELSRLRALSGERRLLQYDETVEAL; from the coding sequence ATGAGCGAACTCATCAACAACCAGGAATTGCGAATCAAGACCCTCAAGGAGGTCATCCTCCACCTCCACGCGGGCGAGGCCCCCGAGGCGGTGCGGGAACGGCTCAAGGGGATCGTTTCCGAGGTGGACGCCAACGAGATCGCGGCCATGGAGCAGCAGCTCATGGCCGAAGGGCTCTCCCCGGAGCAGGTGCGGAGCATGTGCGACCTCCACGCCGACGTGCTCAAGGACGTCATGGCCAAGCCCAGCGCCCCTCCGGCCCTACTGCCCGGGCACCCCGTGGACACCTTCCAGCGGGAGAACCGCGCCCTGGAGCAGGCCGCGGACCTGGCCCGGCGGCGCGCCGCGGCCTGCGCGGCCCTGCCCGATTCCGGGACCCCGGCCGCGGAGCGCCTGGCCCTCCTGGAGGCCCTGGCCCCCCTCATGGACGTGGAGAAGCACTACAGCCGCAAGGAGCACCTCGTCTTCACCATCCTGGAGCGCCACGGCAACACCGGCCCTTCCAAGGTGATGTGGGGCAAGGACGACGAGGTGAGGGCCCAGCTCAAGGGGGCCATGGCGGGCCTGCGGGAGGAGACCCTCTGCGGGGCCGAGCTCAAGATCCTGGCCGCGTCCGCCGTGGCGCCGGCCCTGGATGCCCTGGAATCCATGATCTACAAGGAGGAGAAGATCCTCTTCCCCATGGCCCTGCACCTGTTCACCGAGGAGGAATGGGGGGAGGTGTTCAGCCAGAGCCAGGCCTACGGATGGTGCCTGGTGGCCCCGGCCGAAGGGTGGCGGCCCCCCGAGTCCACCCTGCCCCAGGACCCGCTCCACCTGCCCGCGGCCAAGGCCGTCCAGTTCCCCAGCGGCACCCTTTCCTTCGAGCAGCTGCTGGGCATCTTCAACGCCCTGCCCGTGGACCTCACCTTCGTGGATGCCCAGGACCGGGTGGGCTTCTTCAGCGAGGGCCCCGAACGGATCTTCGCCCGCAGCCGGGCCATCATCGGCCGGGACGTGCAGAACTGTCATCCGCCCAAGAGCATGGCCATCGTGGAGAAAATCCTCGCCGACTTCCGGGAGGGCCGCCAGAGCGTGGCGGAATTCTGGATCCAGATGGGCGGGAAGTTCGTCCACATCCGCTACTTCGCCGTGCGCAACGAGGCCGGCGAGTACCTGGGGACCCTGGAGGTCACCCAGGAGCTGAGCCGGCTCCGCGCCCTGAGCGGGGAGCGCAGGCTCCTCCAGTACGACGAGACCGTGGAGGCCCTATGA